Proteins encoded within one genomic window of Pseudomonas cannabina:
- a CDS encoding pentapeptide repeat-containing protein, producing MSQPKQIDSPLYMLLRKDDVEGFNQEKPRTGTIDMVGGDFRGLDLRLLDTTGIDFTDAYFRSADLRGLDLRNTPMEGASIAHAQISGVFFPPELSADEILMSVNFGTRLRYRIR from the coding sequence ATGAGCCAGCCCAAACAGATCGACTCGCCACTTTATATGCTGCTGCGCAAGGATGACGTCGAAGGCTTCAATCAGGAAAAACCGCGAACCGGCACCATCGACATGGTCGGGGGCGATTTCCGCGGTCTGGACCTGCGCTTGCTGGACACCACCGGCATCGACTTCACCGACGCCTACTTCCGCTCCGCAGACCTGCGCGGGCTGGATCTGCGCAACACGCCAATGGAAGGTGCGAGCATCGCGCACGCACAGATATCTGGCGTGTTCTTTCCGCCGGAGCTTTCCGCCGATGAAATCCTGATGTCCGTCAATTTCGGTACTCGACTGCGCTATCGCATTCGTTGA
- the mrcB gene encoding penicillin-binding protein 1B, with protein sequence MTRSRTSRSPKKQPPRSLHKWLGWALKLGIVGLVLLGGLAIYLDAIVQEKFSGKRWTIPAKVYARPLELFVGQKLSRDDFLIELDALGYRRESVANGPGAAAVNGNTVDLNTRGFQFYEGTDAAQQVRVRFSGDYVADLSSGNGAKLAVARLEPLLIGGLYPKNLEDRILIKLDQAPPYLLDGLVAVEDRDFYHHFGVSPKSIARAMWVNTSQGQMRQGGSTLTQQLVKNFYLTNERSLTRKLTEAMMAVLLEIHYSKQEILEAYLNEVFVGQDGQRAVHGFGLASQYFFSQPLSELKIHQVAMLVGLVKGPSFYNPRRNPERALERRNLVLDLFEQQGVATPEVVAAAKKMPLGVTKTGTLADSSFPAFLDLVKRQLREDYRDEDLTEEGLRIFTSFDPILQMKSQAAIDDTFKKLAGRKGVDEVEAGMVVTNPETGEVQALIGGREAGFSGFNRAIDAVRPIGSLVKPAIYLTALERPSQYTLTSWIADELFQVKGADGQIWKPQNYDHKSHGNIFLYQGLAHSYNLSTAKLGLDLGIPNVFKTLARLGVTSEWPAYPSMLLGAGGLSPMEVATMYQTIASGGFNTPMRGIRSVLTAEGEPLKRYPFKIEQRFDPGAIYLVQNAMQRVMREGTGKSVYNVLPSSLNLAGKTGTSNDSRDSWFAGFSQDLLAVVWMGRDDNGKTPFTGATGALQVWTSFMRKAYPLPLDMAMPDNVVQAWVDAQTGQGSDASCPNAVQMPYIRGSEPQPGATCGGAPAPATEVMDWVKGWLN encoded by the coding sequence ATGACTCGATCCCGCACCTCTCGTTCCCCTAAAAAGCAACCTCCCCGCAGCCTGCACAAGTGGCTGGGCTGGGCGTTGAAGCTTGGTATCGTCGGCCTGGTTCTGCTGGGCGGCCTGGCGATTTATCTCGATGCGATTGTTCAGGAGAAATTCTCCGGCAAGCGCTGGACCATCCCGGCCAAGGTCTATGCGCGGCCGCTGGAGCTGTTCGTCGGGCAAAAGCTCAGCCGTGATGATTTCCTCATCGAGCTCGATGCACTGGGCTATCGCCGTGAAAGCGTGGCCAACGGGCCAGGCGCTGCTGCCGTGAACGGCAACACGGTCGATCTCAATACCCGTGGCTTCCAGTTTTACGAAGGCACTGATGCCGCACAGCAGGTGCGGGTGCGCTTCTCCGGTGATTATGTCGCCGACCTGTCGTCCGGCAATGGCGCCAAGCTCGCGGTCGCACGGCTCGAGCCCTTGCTGATCGGCGGCCTGTACCCGAAGAATCTCGAAGACCGGATCCTGATCAAGCTCGATCAGGCTCCGCCGTACCTGCTCGACGGGCTGGTCGCGGTTGAAGACCGGGATTTCTACCATCACTTCGGGGTGTCACCCAAATCCATTGCCCGGGCCATGTGGGTCAACACGTCCCAGGGGCAGATGCGCCAGGGCGGCAGTACGCTGACCCAGCAGTTGGTCAAGAACTTCTACCTGACCAACGAGCGCAGCCTGACTCGCAAACTGACTGAAGCCATGATGGCCGTGTTGCTGGAGATTCATTACAGCAAGCAGGAAATCCTTGAGGCGTATCTCAACGAGGTCTTTGTCGGCCAGGATGGCCAGCGCGCCGTCCACGGTTTCGGTCTGGCCAGTCAGTATTTCTTCAGTCAGCCGCTGTCCGAACTGAAAATCCATCAGGTGGCGATGCTGGTCGGGCTGGTCAAGGGGCCGTCCTTCTATAACCCGCGTCGCAATCCCGAGCGTGCACTGGAGCGTCGCAATCTGGTGCTCGACCTGTTCGAACAGCAAGGCGTGGCCACACCGGAAGTGGTCGCCGCTGCGAAGAAAATGCCATTGGGCGTGACCAAAACCGGCACGCTCGCCGACAGCTCGTTCCCGGCTTTCCTCGATCTGGTCAAGCGTCAGTTGCGCGAAGACTATCGCGATGAAGACTTGACCGAAGAGGGGCTGCGGATCTTCACCAGCTTCGATCCGATCCTGCAGATGAAGTCCCAGGCGGCCATAGACGACACGTTCAAAAAGCTTGCCGGGCGCAAGGGTGTGGATGAAGTGGAAGCGGGGATGGTCGTCACCAATCCAGAGACCGGCGAAGTGCAAGCGCTGATTGGCGGACGCGAGGCCGGGTTCTCGGGCTTCAATCGGGCGATCGATGCGGTGCGGCCGATTGGCTCGCTGGTCAAACCGGCTATTTATCTGACCGCGCTGGAGCGCCCAAGCCAGTACACGCTGACCAGTTGGATCGCCGACGAGCTGTTTCAGGTCAAGGGCGCCGATGGTCAGATCTGGAAACCGCAGAACTACGATCACAAGTCCCACGGCAACATCTTTCTGTATCAGGGGCTGGCGCATTCCTACAACCTGTCGACTGCCAAGCTAGGCCTTGATCTGGGTATTCCGAACGTGTTCAAAACCCTGGCCAGGCTGGGCGTGACTAGCGAGTGGCCCGCGTATCCATCGATGTTGCTGGGGGCGGGCGGCTTGAGTCCGATGGAAGTCGCCACCATGTATCAGACGATCGCCAGCGGCGGGTTCAATACGCCGATGCGCGGCATTCGCAGCGTACTGACGGCTGAAGGTGAACCGCTCAAGCGCTATCCGTTCAAGATCGAGCAGCGCTTCGATCCGGGTGCGATTTATCTGGTGCAGAATGCGATGCAGCGGGTCATGCGCGAAGGGACGGGCAAATCTGTTTACAACGTGTTGCCGAGTTCGCTGAATCTGGCGGGCAAGACCGGCACCAGTAACGACTCTCGCGACAGCTGGTTTGCCGGTTTCAGTCAGGACCTGCTGGCGGTGGTCTGGATGGGCCGCGACGATAACGGCAAGACTCCGTTTACCGGCGCTACCGGTGCCTTGCAGGTCTGGACCAGCTTCATGCGCAAGGCCTATCCGTTGCCGCTGGACATGGCGATGCCGGACAACGTCGTTCAGGCGTGGGTCGATGCGCAGACGGGTCAGGGCTCGGACGCCAGCTGCCCGAATGCAGTGCAGATGCCGTATATTCGCGGCAGTGAGCCCCAGCCCGGCGCGACATGCGGCGGCGCTCCAGCACCTGCGACTGAGGTGATGGACTGGGTCAAGGGTTGGTTGAACTAG
- the deoC gene encoding deoxyribose-phosphate aldolase: MKPMTADDEAQARQAIRLLELFALNTDDTEQRVVGICQRAWTPVGPVAAVCVQPRFVCLARTTLDRMLARDIKVVAVVNFSHGSSNVGSAVSEVRASLIAGADEIDVVYPFRALLGGDRQIGIDLISACSALCGGQVPLTVTLETGDLRDSQTIHAACCDAIASGVSFIKSSTGKGATHVTPQAARIMLASIADVGGQVGFKVAGGIRTFDEARFYLALARGRFGAQWVNAGRVRLGGSCLLDDLLGRLGLQDVAGEGGGF; the protein is encoded by the coding sequence ATGAAACCCATGACTGCGGATGACGAGGCGCAAGCGCGCCAGGCCATCAGGTTGCTGGAGCTTTTCGCCCTTAACACCGACGACACCGAACAGCGCGTTGTCGGTATCTGCCAGCGGGCCTGGACGCCCGTCGGGCCTGTTGCGGCGGTCTGTGTTCAGCCGCGCTTCGTATGCCTGGCACGCACCACGCTTGACCGGATGCTGGCGCGCGACATCAAGGTGGTCGCGGTCGTCAACTTTTCTCACGGCAGCAGCAATGTCGGCTCGGCGGTGTCTGAAGTGCGCGCTTCGCTGATCGCCGGCGCTGACGAGATCGACGTTGTCTACCCGTTTCGGGCGCTGCTTGGCGGAGATCGGCAGATCGGTATCGACCTGATATCAGCGTGCAGTGCTTTATGTGGCGGGCAAGTGCCCCTTACGGTGACCCTGGAAACCGGTGATCTGCGAGACTCGCAAACCATTCACGCTGCGTGTTGCGATGCGATTGCCTCCGGGGTCAGCTTCATCAAGAGCAGCACCGGCAAGGGCGCGACCCACGTGACGCCACAGGCCGCGCGGATCATGCTGGCGTCGATTGCCGATGTAGGCGGGCAGGTCGGCTTCAAAGTTGCCGGAGGCATTCGCACGTTTGATGAGGCGCGTTTTTACCTGGCGCTGGCTCGCGGACGGTTTGGCGCACAGTGGGTCAATGCCGGACGCGTTCGCCTGGGCGGCTCATGCCTGCTGGATGATCTGTTGGGGCGCCTGGGCCTGCAAGACGTGGCAGGCGAGGGTGGCGGATTCTGA
- a CDS encoding bifunctional aminoglycoside phosphotransferase/ATP-binding protein, with protein MSQSLIAALQNPALFPHPVEHFQVIETHISWVLLTGPYAYKIKKPMNFGFLDFTTLALREHFCHEELRLNQRTTDDLYLEVLPITGSADAPQLGGDGEVIEYALKMRQFSQDNLLSTLQANGELTTAHIDALAQQIAGFHLDSPRVTSESEWGSPDSVMAPVVQNFEQIRPLISEKSDLAQLDALQAWAESSFSRLKPLLTQRKADGFIRECHGDIHLGNATVIDGKVVLFDCIEFNEPFRKTDVYADIGFLAMDLEDRGLKSLSRRLISQYLEVTGDYAGLELLNFYKAYRAMVRAKVALFSQAPDADGLQRAATLRQYRNYANLAETYSAIPSPFLAITHGVSAVGKSHVAMRLVESLGAVRLRSDVERKRLFPGQGTELYGEQASVATYARLHELAEKALRAGFSVVIDATYLKHEQRDAAAKIAEITGVPFLIIDCEAPQAVIAGWLAQRQAQNNDPSDATLEVIEAQQASREPLSAEEILRSKKVATNVSSDMDSLIDNLRQRLPGL; from the coding sequence GTGAGCCAGTCTTTGATCGCAGCCCTGCAGAACCCTGCCCTTTTCCCGCATCCAGTGGAGCATTTCCAGGTCATCGAAACGCACATTTCGTGGGTTCTGCTGACCGGTCCTTATGCCTACAAAATCAAGAAACCGATGAACTTCGGCTTTCTGGATTTCACCACACTGGCCCTGCGCGAGCATTTCTGTCACGAAGAGTTGCGCCTGAATCAGCGCACCACTGACGATCTGTACCTTGAAGTGTTGCCGATCACCGGCTCAGCCGACGCGCCGCAACTGGGCGGCGACGGTGAAGTGATCGAATACGCGCTCAAGATGCGCCAGTTTTCACAGGACAATCTGTTGAGCACGCTGCAAGCCAATGGCGAGCTGACCACTGCCCACATCGACGCACTGGCGCAGCAGATCGCCGGCTTCCATCTCGACTCGCCGCGTGTTACCAGCGAGAGCGAATGGGGGTCGCCTGACAGCGTCATGGCGCCGGTTGTACAGAATTTCGAGCAGATCCGCCCGCTGATCAGCGAAAAATCCGATCTGGCGCAACTCGATGCCCTACAGGCCTGGGCTGAATCGAGCTTTTCGCGACTCAAGCCTTTGCTAACGCAGCGCAAGGCCGACGGTTTCATCCGTGAATGCCATGGCGATATCCATCTGGGTAACGCCACTGTGATCGATGGCAAGGTAGTGCTGTTTGACTGCATCGAGTTCAACGAGCCGTTCCGCAAGACCGATGTCTATGCCGACATCGGCTTTCTGGCGATGGACCTCGAGGACCGTGGCCTGAAATCGCTTTCACGTCGGCTGATCAGTCAGTACCTGGAAGTGACCGGCGATTATGCAGGCCTTGAGTTGCTGAACTTCTACAAAGCCTACCGCGCCATGGTTCGTGCCAAGGTCGCGTTGTTCAGCCAGGCCCCCGACGCCGATGGTTTACAGCGTGCGGCGACCCTGCGCCAGTACCGCAACTATGCCAATCTGGCCGAAACTTACAGCGCCATCCCGTCACCGTTCCTGGCCATCACTCACGGTGTTTCAGCGGTAGGCAAAAGCCACGTGGCCATGCGTCTGGTCGAGTCGCTCGGCGCTGTGCGCCTGCGCTCCGATGTCGAGCGCAAACGTCTGTTTCCCGGCCAGGGCACTGAGCTGTACGGCGAACAGGCCAGTGTCGCGACGTATGCGCGCCTGCATGAACTGGCTGAGAAGGCCCTGCGTGCCGGCTTCTCGGTTGTGATCGACGCAACTTATCTCAAGCATGAACAACGCGACGCGGCGGCAAAAATAGCCGAGATCACGGGTGTACCGTTCCTGATCATCGATTGCGAAGCGCCGCAGGCTGTCATCGCTGGCTGGCTCGCGCAACGTCAGGCGCAGAACAACGACCCGTCCGACGCCACGCTGGAGGTTATCGAGGCCCAGCAAGCCAGTCGCGAACCGCTGAGCGCAGAAGAAATCCTGCGCAGCAAGAAGGTTGCGACCAACGTCAGCAGTGACATGGACAGCCTCATCGACAACCTGCGCCAGCGCTTGCCAGGCCTGTAA
- the ilvN gene encoding acetolactate synthase small subunit — MRHIISLLLENEPGALSRVVGLFSQRNYNIESLTVAPTEDPTLSRLTLTTVGHDEVIEQITKNLNKLIEVVKLVDLSESAHIERELMLVKVKATGAQRAEIKRTTDIFRGQIVDVTASVYTVQLSGTSDKLDSFIQAIGTAAILETVRSGVTGIARGDKVLSI, encoded by the coding sequence ATGCGCCATATCATTTCCCTACTGCTGGAAAACGAACCGGGCGCGCTGTCTCGTGTGGTCGGTCTGTTCTCGCAGCGTAACTACAACATCGAAAGCCTGACGGTCGCGCCAACCGAAGACCCGACCCTGTCGCGTCTGACGCTGACCACTGTGGGGCACGATGAGGTGATCGAGCAGATCACCAAGAACCTCAACAAACTCATTGAGGTGGTCAAGCTGGTCGACCTGTCGGAGAGCGCTCACATCGAGCGTGAACTGATGCTGGTCAAGGTCAAGGCCACCGGCGCGCAGCGTGCCGAGATCAAGCGCACCACGGATATCTTCCGCGGGCAGATCGTCGACGTGACTGCCAGCGTCTACACCGTGCAGCTGAGCGGCACGAGCGACAAACTGGACAGCTTCATTCAGGCCATCGGCACTGCCGCCATCCTGGAAACAGTACGCAGTGGCGTGACGGGCATTGCCCGTGGCGACAAAGTGCTGAGCATTTAA
- the pssA gene encoding CDP-diacylglycerol--serine O-phosphatidyltransferase, producing the protein MSERPEEPIKAPDAESLLPIDEHVEEGHDAEGRQVRHRGIYLLPNLFTTANLFAGFYSIISSMSAQSAMSAGDFAGASKYFAFAAIAIFVAMVLDGLDGRVARMTNTQSAFGAEYDSLSDMVAFGVAPALLAFGWALGDMGKVGWMVAFIYVAGAALRLARFNTQVGTADKRYFIGLASPAAAGVVAGTVWAFSDFGIQGSKLSFLVALLVAAAGMLMVSNIKYNSFKELDLKGRVPFVAILAVVLVFAVVFSDPPRILLLIFLAYALSGPIQYLLRRHKASQ; encoded by the coding sequence ATGAGCGAACGTCCTGAAGAGCCCATCAAGGCCCCTGACGCTGAAAGTCTGCTACCGATCGATGAACATGTGGAAGAAGGGCATGATGCCGAAGGCCGTCAGGTCCGGCACCGCGGTATCTATCTGCTGCCCAACCTGTTTACTACGGCGAATCTGTTCGCCGGTTTCTACTCCATCATCAGTTCCATGAGTGCTCAAAGCGCCATGAGTGCGGGTGATTTCGCGGGGGCGAGCAAATATTTCGCGTTCGCCGCCATCGCAATCTTCGTCGCCATGGTCCTCGACGGGCTGGATGGTCGCGTTGCGCGCATGACCAACACCCAAAGTGCGTTCGGCGCCGAGTATGATTCGCTGTCCGACATGGTCGCTTTCGGCGTGGCCCCGGCCTTGCTGGCGTTCGGCTGGGCCTTGGGCGACATGGGCAAGGTCGGCTGGATGGTCGCCTTCATCTATGTAGCAGGAGCCGCGCTGCGACTGGCGCGCTTCAATACCCAGGTCGGCACGGCTGACAAGCGCTACTTTATCGGTCTGGCCAGCCCGGCGGCGGCAGGTGTCGTGGCAGGGACGGTCTGGGCGTTCAGCGACTTTGGCATTCAAGGCTCCAAGCTGTCGTTTCTCGTGGCGCTGCTGGTTGCGGCTGCCGGGATGCTGATGGTCAGCAACATCAAGTACAACAGCTTCAAGGAACTGGACCTGAAGGGCCGAGTGCCTTTCGTTGCGATTCTGGCGGTGGTGCTGGTATTTGCCGTGGTGTTCAGCGATCCGCCGCGCATCCTGCTGCTGATCTTCCTTGCCTACGCGCTGTCCGGACCGATTCAGTATCTATTGCGCCGCCATAAAGCCTCACAATGA
- a CDS encoding acetolactate synthase 3 large subunit, with translation MELLSGAEMIVRFLRDEGVEHIYGYPGGALLHVYDALFKEPAVSHILVRHEQAATHMADGYARATGKAGVVLVTSGPGATNAITGIATAYMDSIPMVVLSGQVASTLVGTDAFQETDMIGISRPIVKHSFMIKHPSEIPEILKKAFYLAQSGRPGPVVVDIPKDMTNPAEKFEYVFPKKAKLRSYSPAVRGHSGQIRKAVEMLLAAKRPIVYAGGGVIMGNASAQLTELAQLLNAPVTNTLMGLGCYPGTDRQFVGMLGMHGSYTANLAMHHTDVILAVGARFDDRVINGASKFCPNAKIIHIDIDPASISKTIKADVPIVGPVESVLTEMVATLKEIGETPDKASVDAWWKQIDEWRGNGDLFPYNRGDGSVIKPQAVIETLCEVTKGDAYVTSDVGQHQMFAAQYYRFNKPNRWINSGGLGTMGFGFPAAMGVKLSFPDEHVACVTGEGSIQMNIQELSTCLQYGLPVKIILLNNGVLGMVRQWQDMSYGARHSHSYMESLPDFVKLVEAYGHVGMRITDLKDLKPKMEEAFAMTDRLVFLDIQVDVTEHVYPMQIKDGSMRDMWLSKTERT, from the coding sequence GTGGAGCTTTTATCTGGCGCTGAAATGATCGTCCGCTTTTTGCGTGACGAAGGCGTTGAGCATATCTATGGGTACCCGGGTGGTGCCCTCCTGCATGTCTACGATGCCCTGTTCAAAGAACCTGCTGTGAGCCATATTCTGGTTCGTCACGAGCAGGCTGCCACGCACATGGCTGACGGTTATGCGCGTGCGACCGGCAAAGCGGGCGTGGTGCTGGTGACCTCGGGTCCTGGTGCGACCAATGCCATTACCGGTATCGCCACGGCGTACATGGACTCCATTCCGATGGTGGTGCTGTCCGGTCAGGTCGCGAGCACGCTGGTGGGTACCGATGCGTTCCAGGAGACAGACATGATCGGTATCTCCCGGCCGATCGTGAAGCACAGCTTCATGATCAAGCACCCGTCGGAAATCCCGGAAATCTTGAAAAAAGCGTTCTATCTGGCGCAGTCGGGTCGTCCTGGTCCTGTGGTTGTCGATATTCCGAAAGACATGACCAACCCGGCCGAGAAATTCGAATACGTCTTTCCCAAGAAAGCCAAGCTGCGCTCTTACAGCCCGGCGGTCCGTGGGCATTCCGGGCAGATCCGCAAAGCCGTGGAAATGCTCCTGGCGGCCAAGCGTCCGATCGTCTATGCCGGTGGCGGCGTGATCATGGGCAACGCTTCGGCGCAGCTGACCGAGCTGGCGCAGCTGCTCAATGCTCCGGTCACCAACACGCTGATGGGCCTGGGTTGCTATCCGGGCACGGATCGCCAGTTCGTCGGCATGCTCGGCATGCACGGCAGCTACACCGCCAACCTCGCGATGCACCACACCGACGTGATTCTGGCCGTGGGCGCGCGTTTCGATGACCGGGTGATCAATGGCGCGAGCAAGTTCTGCCCGAATGCCAAGATCATCCACATCGATATCGACCCGGCGTCGATCTCCAAGACCATCAAGGCCGATGTGCCTATCGTCGGTCCGGTTGAAAGCGTGTTGACCGAGATGGTTGCCACCCTGAAAGAAATCGGCGAAACGCCTGACAAGGCATCGGTCGATGCCTGGTGGAAGCAGATCGATGAATGGCGCGGGAATGGCGATCTGTTCCCGTATAACCGTGGCGATGGCTCTGTCATCAAGCCGCAGGCGGTGATCGAAACGCTGTGCGAAGTCACCAAGGGCGATGCCTACGTAACCTCGGATGTCGGCCAGCATCAGATGTTCGCTGCGCAGTACTACCGCTTCAACAAGCCGAACCGCTGGATCAACTCAGGCGGTCTGGGCACCATGGGCTTCGGCTTCCCGGCGGCGATGGGCGTCAAGCTGAGCTTCCCGGACGAGCACGTTGCCTGTGTGACCGGGGAAGGCAGCATCCAGATGAACATTCAGGAGCTGTCGACCTGTCTGCAATATGGCCTGCCGGTAAAAATCATCCTGCTCAACAACGGCGTGCTGGGCATGGTCCGTCAGTGGCAGGACATGAGTTACGGCGCGCGTCACTCGCATTCCTACATGGAATCGCTGCCTGACTTCGTCAAGTTGGTCGAAGCCTATGGCCACGTTGGCATGCGCATCACCGATTTGAAAGATCTGAAGCCGAAGATGGAAGAAGCCTTTGCCATGACTGACCGGCTGGTGTTCCTCGACATTCAGGTCGATGTGACCGAGCACGTCTACCCGATGCAGATCAAGGACGGCTCCATGCGCGATATGTGGTTGAGTAAGACGGAGCGGACATAA
- a CDS encoding YqcC family protein → MDQRLPEIAEQLLLIERELRALGWWDVTPPSEAALSSQEPFSVDTLEFAQWLQWIFLPRMKVILERDLPLPNASGIVEMAEMVYAGRLSETRLLQQHLARFDQLIAATR, encoded by the coding sequence ATGGACCAGCGCCTGCCTGAAATTGCCGAGCAGTTGTTGCTGATAGAGCGCGAGTTGCGCGCGCTGGGCTGGTGGGATGTCACGCCGCCCAGCGAGGCAGCGTTGTCCAGCCAGGAGCCGTTCAGTGTCGATACGCTGGAGTTCGCTCAATGGTTGCAATGGATCTTCCTGCCGCGCATGAAGGTCATTCTCGAGCGCGACCTGCCACTGCCCAATGCGTCCGGCATCGTGGAAATGGCCGAGATGGTCTATGCCGGTCGCTTGAGTGAAACGCGTCTGCTGCAACAGCATCTGGCGCGGTTCGATCAACTGATCGCTGCGACGCGTTGA
- a CDS encoding DUF4124 domain-containing protein → MRWMIFAAALTIASTGQAASVYKWVDAQGVTHFDAQPPTGQQAQQINVQQPPPVAAPAPPAVDGAAQQRAIDQKVKNQIKIQEAKRAGNCETLRTNLAQLQNNPRVREQVGGESRRLTEETRKTRIEETERAISELCR, encoded by the coding sequence ATGCGCTGGATGATTTTCGCCGCAGCACTGACCATCGCTTCAACCGGCCAGGCCGCTTCTGTCTATAAATGGGTCGACGCTCAGGGCGTGACGCATTTCGACGCCCAGCCGCCGACGGGCCAGCAGGCTCAGCAGATAAACGTGCAACAGCCGCCGCCAGTAGCTGCCCCCGCGCCACCCGCGGTCGATGGCGCCGCGCAGCAACGCGCCATCGACCAGAAAGTCAAAAATCAGATAAAAATACAGGAAGCCAAGCGCGCCGGGAATTGCGAGACCCTGCGCACCAATCTCGCGCAACTGCAGAACAATCCGCGGGTGCGCGAGCAAGTGGGTGGAGAGTCGCGACGTCTTACGGAGGAGACCCGCAAGACGCGCATCGAAGAAACCGAGCGGGCGATCAGTGAGCTTTGCCGCTAG
- the ilvC gene encoding ketol-acid reductoisomerase, with protein MKVFYDKDCDLSIIQGKNVAIIGYGSQGHAQACNLKDSGVDVTVGLRKGSATVAKAEAHGLKVTDVASAVAAADLVMILTPDEFQSQLYKNEVEPNLKQGATLAFSHGFAIHYNQVVPRADLDVIMIAPKAPGHTVRTEFVKGGGIPDLIAVYQDASGNAKNVALSYASGVGGGRTGIIETTFKDETETDLFGEQAVLCGGTVELVKAGFETLVEAGYAPEMAYFECLHELKLIVDLMYEGGIANMNYSISNNAEYGEYVTGPEVINAESRQAMRNALKRIQDGEYAKMFITEGATGYPSMTAKRRNNAAHGIEIIGEKLRSMMPWIAANKIVDKDKN; from the coding sequence ATGAAAGTTTTCTACGACAAAGACTGTGACCTTTCGATCATCCAGGGCAAGAATGTCGCCATCATCGGTTACGGTTCGCAAGGCCACGCTCAAGCGTGCAACCTGAAAGACTCCGGCGTTGATGTCACCGTTGGCCTGCGCAAAGGTTCGGCCACTGTCGCCAAGGCTGAAGCCCATGGCCTGAAAGTGACGGACGTTGCCTCTGCCGTTGCTGCTGCCGACCTGGTCATGATCCTGACCCCGGACGAGTTCCAGTCCCAGCTGTACAAGAACGAAGTCGAGCCGAACCTGAAGCAGGGCGCAACACTGGCGTTCTCCCACGGCTTCGCGATTCACTACAACCAGGTTGTGCCACGCGCTGACCTCGACGTGATCATGATCGCGCCGAAGGCCCCGGGCCACACCGTACGTACCGAGTTCGTCAAAGGCGGCGGTATTCCTGACCTGATCGCGGTTTATCAGGATGCTTCGGGCAACGCCAAGAACGTTGCGCTGTCTTACGCTTCGGGCGTTGGCGGTGGCCGTACCGGCATCATCGAAACCACCTTTAAGGACGAGACTGAAACCGACCTGTTCGGCGAGCAGGCTGTTCTGTGTGGCGGTACTGTCGAGCTGGTCAAGGCCGGTTTCGAAACGCTGGTTGAAGCCGGCTACGCGCCAGAAATGGCCTACTTCGAGTGCCTGCACGAACTGAAGCTGATCGTTGACCTCATGTACGAAGGCGGCATCGCCAACATGAACTACTCGATCTCCAACAACGCCGAATACGGCGAGTACGTGACTGGCCCGGAAGTCATCAACGCTGAATCGCGTCAGGCCATGCGCAACGCTCTGAAGCGTATCCAGGACGGTGAATACGCGAAGATGTTCATCACCGAAGGCGCGACCGGCTACCCATCGATGACCGCCAAGCGTCGTAACAACGCTGCGCACGGCATCGAAATCATCGGCGAGAAACTGCGCTCGATGATGCCTTGGATCGCGGCAAACAAGATTGTCGACAAAGACAAGAACTAA